One Defluviitoga tunisiensis genomic window carries:
- a CDS encoding flavodoxin, with protein MEEENKKILIAYFSWDGNTKIIAQKIQAQIKGDLFEIKCAKPYSSNYQTVLKEAKREQKDRVRPKLVTHVENMEEYNIIILGYPNWWGTIPMPIVSFLEEYDFSGKTILPFCSHGGGGLGRSVSDITKLVPNARVGSGLAIHYSGGLDLDSKIKKWLEENIQ; from the coding sequence GTGGAAGAAGAAAATAAAAAGATTTTGATTGCATATTTTTCTTGGGATGGAAACACCAAAATAATAGCTCAAAAAATTCAAGCTCAAATTAAAGGAGACCTTTTTGAGATAAAATGTGCTAAACCTTATTCTAGTAACTACCAGACAGTTCTAAAAGAAGCAAAAAGAGAACAAAAAGATCGAGTAAGGCCTAAACTTGTTACACATGTAGAAAATATGGAGGAATACAATATTATTATACTTGGCTATCCAAATTGGTGGGGAACAATCCCCATGCCTATTGTTTCTTTTCTTGAAGAATATGATTTTTCTGGAAAAACTATCTTGCCATTCTGCAGTCACGGAGGTGGTGGATTAGGCAGAAGTGTATCTGATATAACTAAACTTGTTCCTAATGCAAGAGTTGGTAGTGGACTAGCTATTCACTATTCTGGTGGTTTGGATCTTGATTCCAAAATCAAAAAATGGTTAGAAGAAAATATCCAATAA
- a CDS encoding ECF transporter S component: MKRKELINFNLSAVFIALGLILPFLTGQIQQIGTMLLPMHIPVLLCGLICGWKYGLFIGFILPPLRSVIFGMPPMFPTAIAMAFELATYGVVIGFLYQRSNKKSVASVYRSMIGAMISGRIVWGLVMMVILGIRGNIFTWKMFIAGAFLNAIPGIILQLVLIPSIMVILDRTKMIQFSKKVKSEVEGSEN; this comes from the coding sequence GTGAAAAGAAAAGAACTTATAAATTTTAATTTATCTGCTGTGTTTATTGCTTTAGGACTTATTTTACCATTTTTAACAGGTCAGATTCAACAAATAGGTACTATGTTACTTCCTATGCATATCCCTGTTCTTTTGTGTGGATTAATTTGCGGATGGAAATATGGATTATTTATAGGCTTTATTCTGCCACCTCTTCGTTCGGTTATTTTTGGGATGCCTCCTATGTTTCCAACGGCTATTGCTATGGCGTTTGAACTTGCTACTTATGGAGTAGTGATTGGATTTTTATACCAAAGATCTAATAAAAAATCTGTAGCTTCTGTTTATCGTTCTATGATAGGTGCTATGATATCTGGAAGAATAGTTTGGGGTCTCGTTATGATGGTAATTTTAGGAATAAGAGGAAACATTTTTACATGGAAGATGTTTATAGCGGGAGCATTTTTAAATGCTATACCTGGAATTATCCTGCAGCTAGTCCTTATTCCTTCTATTATGGTAATACTTGACCGAACCAAAATGATTCAATTTTCCAAAAAAGTTAAATCTGAGGTGGAAGGTTCAGAAAATTAA